The sequence below is a genomic window from Halococcus agarilyticus.
CTGCTGGACAACGGCCGGTCGGCGATGCGCGAGGACGACCAGCTCCGGGAGACGCTCTACTGCATCCGGTGTGGCGCGTGCGCGAACTCGTGTGCCAACTTCCAGCACGTCGGCGGCCACGCCTTCGGCGGCGAGACCTACACCGGCGGGATCGCCACCGGCTGGGAGGCTGGCGTCCACGGACAGGACAGCGCCGCGGAGTTCAACGACCTCTGTACCGGCTGCTCGCGCTGCGTGAACGCCTGTCCCGTGAAGATCGACATCCCGTGGATCAACACCGTGGTGCGCGACCGGATCAATCGCGGGGTGGGTGACGCCAGCGATGCGAGCGACGCTCCCGAGTTCGACTTCCTCGTCGAGGGGCTGACGCCCGACGAGGAGCCCGGCGGACTCACTCCCCGAAAACGGTTTTTCGGCAACTTCCCGACCTTCGCGAAACTCGGGAGCGCCACCGCACCGGTGTCGAACTGGCTCGCGGGCACGGGGCCGAGCCGCGCGCTGCTGGAGCGGTTCCTCGGGATCGACCGCCGGCGCGACCTTCCTCAATTCGAGCGCGAAACCCTCGTCGAGTGGTTCGAATCGCGGGGTGGGTCGCGCGTTGCGGCGGCCGACGCCGACCGCGAGGCGGTGCTCTACCCCGACGTCTACACCAACCACGTCCACACCGAGCGTGGGAAGGCTGCGGTGCGGGTGCTGGAGGCGCTCGGCGTCGCGGTGCGGGTTCCCGACGTTGCGTCGAGCGGGCGCGCACCGCTCTCCCAGGGGATGTTCGCCACCGCCGAGCGCCACGCCCACGACGCCGACGCCGACCTCGCCGAACACATCGACGCGGGCCGCGACGTGGTGGTGATCGAACCCTCCGACCTCGCGATGTTCGCCGGCGAGTACGAGAAGTTCCTGCCAGAGAAATCGGCCGAGCGGCTGGCAGAGAGCAGCTACGAGGCCATCGAGTACGTCTACGGCCTGCTCGAAAACGGGGCCGAGCGCGCGGCGCTGCGACGAGGCGACGGCGAGCGGGTGGCCTACCACAGCCACTGCCAGCAGCGGACGCTGGGGCTCGAAGCCCACACCGTGGCCGTGCTGGAGGGGTGTGATTACGACGTGCTCACCTCCGAGACCGAGTGTTGCGGGATGGCCGGTTCGTTCGGGTACAAACAGGAGTACTACGAACTGAGCATGGACGTCGGAAGTGACCTCGAAGCCCAGTTCACGACCGACGACGCGCGTGACCGCACAGTCGTCGCGAGCGGGACGTCGTGCTGCGAGCAGCTGGATGCGCTGCTGGAGCGGACGAGTCGGCATCCGGTGCAGCTGTTGGATCCGGCACGGGAGAGGTAGACGAGCGGTCGTGCGGTGATCGTTCGAGCTTAGTTACTGCTCGCCGGCGCGCGCCGCGTCGATGCGGTCGTGGTGGTCGCTCGACAGCGTGATCTCGACCGCGCCGAGGTTCTCGTCGAGCTGGTCGACCGTGCGCGCGCCCACGATCGGGACGCAGGTGAACTGCTCGCGCTCGATCAGCCACCGGAGCGCGACCTGGGCGGGCGTCGCGTCGAGTTCGTCGGCAACCGCTCGTACGGCGTCGAGCACGTCCCAGCCGCGCTCGGAGACGTAGTAGTCGTCGAAGAACTCGTCGAAGCTCCCGCGGGAGCCGTCGGGCGATTCGACCCCGCCCTCGTCGGTACGCTCGTACTTGCCGGTGAGGAAGCCGCCCGCGAGCGGCGAGTACGGACAGACCGCGAGCTCCTGATCGGCGCAGACGTCGAGGTAGTCGCTGACGTCCTCGTAGTAGGCGGCGTGGTAGAGGGGCTGGGTCACCTCGAAGCGTTCGAGGTCCTCGACGTCGGACTTCCAGAGCGCCTTCGTGAGCTTCCACGCGGCCATCGTGCTCGCGCCGATGTGGTTGACCTTCCCCTTGTAGACGAGTTCGTTCAGGGTGCGGAGGGTCTCCCCGACCGGCGTGTCGTCGTCGAAGCGATGGATGTAGTACAGATCGAGGTAGTCGGTGCCGAGTCGGTCGAGGGTGCCCTCGATCTCGGCACGGATGTTCTTCCGGCCGAGGTTTT
It includes:
- a CDS encoding LUD domain-containing protein, translating into MSAETRRERAAHIRQLLDTEGENVHADATHINEARYDAAAEFEAYEELRTEAREIKADAIERLPELIDQVTDAVESNGGQVYLADDAADANRYIEEVAGDADSLVKSKSMTTEEIEVNDSLEAAGVDVHETDLGEWVLQVADESPSHIVGPAMHKSREGIAELFNERFDPDDPLETAEELTAFARDWLGERIRDADVGMTGANFVLAESGSIVLVTNEGNARKCAVAPDTHVAVAGVEKLVPSIRELQPFVELIARAATGQSIAQYVTTLSPPVETPALDFDDPDTPLSEAGIGGGGDGGGSDGNDDREFHLVLLDNGRSAMREDDQLRETLYCIRCGACANSCANFQHVGGHAFGGETYTGGIATGWEAGVHGQDSAAEFNDLCTGCSRCVNACPVKIDIPWINTVVRDRINRGVGDASDASDAPEFDFLVEGLTPDEEPGGLTPRKRFFGNFPTFAKLGSATAPVSNWLAGTGPSRALLERFLGIDRRRDLPQFERETLVEWFESRGGSRVAAADADREAVLYPDVYTNHVHTERGKAAVRVLEALGVAVRVPDVASSGRAPLSQGMFATAERHAHDADADLAEHIDAGRDVVVIEPSDLAMFAGEYEKFLPEKSAERLAESSYEAIEYVYGLLENGAERAALRRGDGERVAYHSHCQQRTLGLEAHTVAVLEGCDYDVLTSETECCGMAGSFGYKQEYYELSMDVGSDLEAQFTTDDARDRTVVASGTSCCEQLDALLERTSRHPVQLLDPARER
- a CDS encoding aldo/keto reductase, giving the protein MEYTSLGSTGTKVSQLCLGTWRFGKQTGDVLETDREEAHELLDAAADRGINFIDTANGYGGGDSERWIGEWLDDRDREEYVLASKVYWSQESRFSENLGRKNIRAEIEGTLDRLGTDYLDLYYIHRFDDDTPVGETLRTLNELVYKGKVNHIGASTMAAWKLTKALWKSDVEDLERFEVTQPLYHAAYYEDVSDYLDVCADQELAVCPYSPLAGGFLTGKYERTDEGGVESPDGSRGSFDEFFDDYYVSERGWDVLDAVRAVADELDATPAQVALRWLIEREQFTCVPIVGARTVDQLDENLGAVEITLSSDHHDRIDAARAGEQ